In a genomic window of Styela clava chromosome 7, kaStyClav1.hap1.2, whole genome shotgun sequence:
- the LOC120329089 gene encoding uncharacterized protein LOC120329089 yields MNKRLFICVIWYFVAEIHGSDPDYVYLVPSKEWESCPEGDSIPCGEVVNTNNTVLRYERLNSTVSSKPVPSEDCRWIIQAPSGTKVFLETTCYHHYHINYTDEYRTCTSILIDHPNWTETKLCGNGYLVQGLVQSNLANFTVYYKDGMPRDLGFTVKITFIGEELPTATPSVISTSQPESTTSNVESNKINLIFLLLGLFVTFSLHVYA; encoded by the exons ATGAACAAGAGGCTTTTTATCTGCGTTATTTGGTATTTTGTTGCTGAAATTCATGGATCTGATCCAGATTATGTCTACCTAGTACCTTCTAAGG AATGGGAAAGTTGTCCAGAAGGCGATTCTATACCGTGTGGAGAAGTTGTCAATACAAACAATACAGTGTTAAGATATGAAAGATTAAATTCAACGGTTTCCTCGAAACCAGTTCCTAGCGAG GACTGTCGTTGGATAATTCAGGCACCATCTGGAACAAAAGTTTTTCTGGAAACAACTTGCTATCATCATTATCACATCAATTATACAGATGAATATCGAACATGTACAAGTATCTTGATAGACCATCCAAACTGGACTGAAACAAAGCTGTGTGGGAACGGTTATCTTGTCCAAGGGCTTGTTCAGAGCAATCTAGCCAATTTTACAGTTTATTACAAAGATGGAATGCCGAGAGATTTAGGTTTTACTGTAAAAATAACATTCATTGGCGAAGAGCTTCCAACAGCGACACCGAGTGTCATATCCACATCTCAACCTGAATCAACGACAAGCAATGTAGAGTCGAACAAAATTAACCTTATATTTCTACTTTTGGGGCTTTTTGTAACTTTTAGCTTACATGTTTATGCATAG